One window of Polynucleobacter sp. HIN5 genomic DNA carries:
- the purF gene encoding amidophosphoribosyltransferase gives MCGVVGTISHRPVNQLLYDALLLLQHRGQDAAGIATMSGNSFAMHKANGLVRDVFRTRNMRSLVGNAGIGQVRYPTAGSASSEEEAQPFYVSAPFGIILAHNGNLTNAPMLRSEMAYRDRRHINTSSDTEVLLNVLADELQKETNSAALDDDSIFKAVAGLNKRVKGSYAVVSLIAGFGLLAFRDPFGIRPLCIGKVDTPDGPEWMLASESVALEGLGYTFVRDVAPGEAIYIDLDGNFHTRQCAPNASLNPCIFEYVYLARPDSTIDGVTVYNVRMRMGDYLAEKIRAETDVSKIDVVMPIPDSSRPAALQVAKRLGISYREGFFKNRYIGRTFIMPGQAVRKKSVRQKLNAMRIEFKDKTVLIVDDSIVRGTTSYEIVQMARESGAKKVIFASAAPPVRFPNVYGIDMPTRSELVAYGRTHDEINDLIGADQLIYQSVEDMKKAVQDINPNIKNFEASCFDGHYITGDITEAYLDALEAARNIANKEEDRKSDPSDFARSQLHLHLANGD, from the coding sequence ATGTGTGGTGTTGTCGGAACGATTTCACATCGACCTGTAAACCAACTCTTGTATGACGCTTTGCTCCTGCTGCAGCATCGTGGACAGGACGCAGCTGGGATTGCCACCATGAGTGGTAATTCATTTGCAATGCACAAGGCTAACGGCTTGGTGCGCGATGTATTCCGTACTCGCAATATGCGCAGTCTCGTAGGTAATGCAGGTATTGGCCAAGTGCGTTATCCCACCGCTGGCTCAGCGAGCAGTGAAGAGGAGGCGCAACCGTTTTATGTTAGCGCACCCTTTGGCATCATCTTGGCACACAATGGCAACCTAACCAATGCCCCCATGCTGCGCAGTGAGATGGCTTATCGTGATCGCCGCCATATTAATACCAGCTCCGATACGGAGGTTTTACTCAACGTACTTGCCGATGAGTTACAAAAAGAGACCAATAGCGCTGCCCTAGATGACGACTCGATCTTTAAAGCTGTCGCAGGACTTAATAAGCGGGTGAAGGGATCCTATGCAGTGGTGTCGCTAATTGCTGGATTTGGTTTATTGGCATTTCGGGATCCCTTTGGGATTCGTCCGCTGTGCATTGGTAAGGTCGATACACCCGATGGGCCCGAGTGGATGCTGGCTTCGGAATCGGTTGCACTTGAAGGCTTGGGCTACACCTTTGTACGCGATGTGGCACCGGGTGAGGCGATCTACATTGATCTCGACGGGAACTTCCATACGCGGCAGTGCGCACCCAATGCCAGTCTAAATCCCTGTATTTTTGAATACGTCTATCTAGCCCGCCCTGACTCGACGATCGATGGGGTAACCGTGTACAACGTGCGCATGCGCATGGGGGACTACTTGGCCGAGAAGATTCGGGCGGAGACCGACGTGAGCAAGATTGATGTGGTGATGCCCATTCCAGACTCCAGTCGACCTGCCGCACTTCAAGTAGCAAAACGTTTGGGCATCTCGTATCGCGAAGGATTTTTTAAGAACCGCTATATCGGTCGCACCTTCATCATGCCTGGCCAGGCGGTGCGCAAGAAGTCTGTGCGCCAGAAGTTAAATGCCATGCGCATTGAGTTTAAGGATAAGACCGTCTTAATCGTGGATGACTCGATTGTGCGTGGTACGACCTCGTATGAGATCGTGCAGATGGCGCGCGAGTCGGGTGCCAAAAAGGTGATCTTTGCCTCTGCCGCACCCCCGGTGCGCTTTCCCAATGTTTACGGTATTGATATGCCAACCCGTAGTGAGCTGGTTGCGTATGGCCGCACCCACGATGAGATCAATGATCTAATCGGAGCCGACCAGCTGATTTATCAAAGTGTTGAGGATATGAAAAAAGCGGTTCAAGACATTAATCCCAACATCAAAAACTTTGAGGCATCGTGCTTTGATGGCCATTACATTACGGGCGATATCACCGAGGCTTATTTGGATGCACTCGAGGCAGCACGCAATATTGCAAACAAGGAAGAAGATCGCAAGAGCGACCCCAGTGACTTTGCACGCTCACAATTGCATTTGCATCTAGCCAACGGAGACTAA
- a CDS encoding CvpA family protein, which yields MQSLGAIQLTTLDYFAIGILIVSAMVGLWRGFFREIIALASWFAAAWLAYHFCNYLATEWLSAFIPNETARLAAAFLLIFVVILIAAGLLARAFQSLLSTAGLTLVDRFFGLLFGFVRGALVLVVLSTLGALTGAQETQAWQASAIRPVLEQGTGLIRSWLPENWAKHFNAISMTDRSRSAGG from the coding sequence ATGCAATCACTCGGCGCCATTCAACTAACGACCTTAGATTATTTTGCGATTGGCATCTTGATAGTTTCAGCAATGGTAGGTTTGTGGCGCGGATTTTTTCGGGAGATCATTGCGCTCGCATCGTGGTTTGCTGCTGCGTGGCTCGCTTACCATTTCTGTAATTATTTGGCCACCGAATGGCTCTCGGCATTTATTCCCAATGAGACCGCGCGCTTAGCCGCAGCTTTCCTCCTGATCTTTGTTGTGATCCTCATTGCCGCTGGTCTGTTGGCTCGCGCCTTTCAATCCCTGCTTTCGACCGCAGGGCTCACCTTGGTTGATCGATTCTTTGGATTACTGTTTGGTTTTGTGCGGGGCGCCTTGGTACTGGTCGTATTGAGCACCCTGGGGGCGCTTACTGGTGCGCAGGAAACACAGGCATGGCAAGCGTCTGCGATTCGGCCAGTACTTGAGCAGGGAACGGGCCTAATCCGTTCGTGGTTGCCCGAAAACTGGGCAAAGCACTTCAATGCAATTTCAATGACCGATCGTTCCCGATCGGCAGGGGGCTAA
- a CDS encoding SPOR domain-containing protein yields the protein MTFLSNLFRRKPAPQKMEPLARRTFPKRAKSGEESTEDLALTEDPEKQRARHRLIGAATLVLIAVIGLPQILDQKPKPVANDITVQIVSNLPNPAAGVLNAEPDKKPPVEVKAEPKPEVTPPPTVNPPVAAPKPASPTPATSSPTSKSLGLAAGEELVSTSNEPASAADAKVAANGKFVIQIGAFASEERANGWVTKLKENKIPYYVLTRNNAEGVKLYLLRAGPFTEREAAESAEKRIRSLGLSPRIVELNKS from the coding sequence ATGACCTTCTTATCGAATCTGTTTCGACGCAAGCCTGCCCCCCAAAAAATGGAGCCCCTGGCTCGCCGCACCTTTCCAAAACGTGCAAAGTCTGGCGAAGAAAGTACTGAAGATCTTGCGTTGACCGAGGACCCTGAAAAGCAACGTGCGCGCCATCGCTTAATTGGTGCGGCCACGTTGGTATTGATCGCAGTGATTGGCTTGCCACAAATTTTGGATCAGAAACCCAAGCCGGTTGCTAATGACATCACAGTGCAAATCGTCAGTAACTTACCCAATCCAGCAGCTGGTGTACTGAATGCCGAGCCCGATAAAAAACCACCGGTGGAAGTAAAGGCGGAGCCTAAGCCTGAAGTTACACCACCGCCCACTGTAAACCCTCCGGTGGCGGCACCAAAACCAGCTAGCCCAACCCCTGCAACTTCGAGTCCTACAAGTAAAAGCTTAGGCCTAGCAGCCGGCGAAGAGTTGGTGAGCACCAGCAATGAACCTGCCAGCGCAGCCGATGCCAAGGTGGCAGCGAACGGTAAGTTTGTGATTCAGATTGGGGCCTTTGCTTCCGAAGAGCGGGCCAATGGTTGGGTTACCAAGTTAAAAGAGAACAAGATTCCGTATTACGTGCTTACTCGCAATAATGCTGAGGGCGTCAAGCTCTATTTACTGCGAGCTGGCCCATTTACTGAACGAGAGGCGGCAGAGTCGGCCGAGAAACGAATCCGCTCCCTCGGCTTAAGTCCGCGCATCGTTGAGCTAAATAAGAGTTAA
- the folC gene encoding bifunctional tetrahydrofolate synthase/dihydrofolate synthase, producing MLFTNLDEWLYHLETAHPVGIDMGLARITRVKKSLGLQFPCPVITVGGTNGKGSTCAFLESILLAAGYKVACHTSPHLLRFNERARINGADVSDAQLLNAFERVERARCRLSDPPTLTYFEFTTLAIMDLFANAAVDAVILEVGMGGRLDAVNIVDADCAIVTSIDLDHMAYLGNTREAIAFEKAGIFRAKAIAICGDPMPPASLINHAKEIGADLWLMGKDYSFTGDQQQWGWSGRGKRFSGLGYPALRGANQLLNASAVIAALIALHDRLPVSAQDIRNGLALVELPGRFQVLPGRPTVVLDVAHNPHAAATLAQSIEAMAYHPYTYAVFGAMADKDVEGVLQPMLDIVDYWYCTDLPTPRAASADDLAKRLQVLNKEALVFPNPGAAYQAALDKAGEGDRITVFGSFYTVAGVMAYRNNQAH from the coding sequence ATCCTATTCACAAACCTAGACGAGTGGTTATACCACTTGGAGACCGCGCACCCGGTAGGGATCGATATGGGTCTCGCCCGCATTACCCGGGTTAAGAAATCTCTGGGACTGCAGTTTCCATGCCCCGTGATTACAGTGGGTGGAACCAATGGTAAAGGCTCCACCTGTGCCTTTCTAGAAAGTATTTTGCTGGCCGCCGGATATAAAGTGGCGTGTCATACATCCCCCCATCTCTTGCGATTTAATGAGCGCGCCAGAATCAATGGGGCTGATGTCAGCGATGCGCAATTACTCAATGCATTTGAGCGAGTCGAGCGTGCCCGCTGTCGATTAAGTGATCCACCAACTCTCACGTATTTTGAGTTCACCACCTTGGCCATCATGGATCTCTTTGCTAATGCCGCAGTGGATGCCGTGATCTTAGAGGTCGGGATGGGTGGGCGTCTCGATGCAGTCAATATTGTGGATGCCGATTGCGCGATTGTGACCAGCATTGATCTGGACCACATGGCCTATTTAGGTAATACCCGTGAGGCGATCGCTTTTGAGAAAGCGGGTATCTTCCGCGCGAAAGCGATTGCGATCTGTGGTGACCCAATGCCTCCCGCGTCTTTGATCAATCACGCTAAGGAGATTGGCGCTGACTTGTGGTTGATGGGTAAGGATTATTCATTTACGGGCGATCAACAGCAATGGGGTTGGTCAGGACGGGGTAAGCGTTTTAGTGGGCTCGGGTATCCGGCATTGCGGGGTGCTAATCAGCTTCTCAATGCCTCAGCAGTGATCGCTGCTTTGATCGCTTTGCATGATCGTTTACCGGTTAGTGCGCAGGATATTCGGAATGGCTTGGCACTGGTGGAGTTGCCTGGACGCTTTCAGGTCTTGCCCGGCAGACCTACGGTGGTCTTGGATGTTGCGCACAATCCGCACGCAGCGGCGACCTTGGCGCAGAGCATTGAGGCCATGGCATATCACCCTTATACCTATGCTGTGTTCGGGGCAATGGCCGATAAAGACGTTGAGGGTGTGCTTCAACCCATGTTGGATATTGTTGATTATTGGTATTGCACCGATTTGCCGACGCCACGAGCAGCCTCGGCAGATGATTTAGCAAAGCGCCTGCAGGTACTCAATAAAGAGGCCCTAGTGTTTCCAAATCCTGGAGCCGCCTATCAAGCGGCGTTGGATAAAGCGGGTGAGGGTGATAGAATTACAGTCTTCGGATCCTTCTATACCGTTGCAGGCGTAATGGCTTATCGAAATAACCAGGCACATTGA
- the accD gene encoding acetyl-CoA carboxylase, carboxyltransferase subunit beta, with the protein MSWIDKILPPQIQQSDPASRKTVPEGLWVKCGGCDAVLYSTDIEANLSVCPKCSHHMRINARKRLDHLLDPKPRVEIGESVYPVDALKFKDSKKYPDRLKQASDASGESEALVVIAGKIESIPAVVACFEFEYMGGSMGSVVGERFVRGVQEAIQKKCAFICITATGGARMQESLLSLLQMAKTNSMLTKLSQAGLPYISVLTDPTMGGISASFAFMGDVVMAEPKALIGFAGPRVIEQTVREKLPEGFQRSEFLMQKGGIDMIVDRRQMRAELAKLLALLQKIPAEKLPKQLLQTNSSS; encoded by the coding sequence ATGAGCTGGATTGACAAAATACTTCCGCCCCAGATCCAACAAAGTGATCCGGCCAGTCGGAAGACCGTCCCTGAAGGTTTATGGGTCAAATGTGGCGGGTGCGATGCGGTTCTTTATAGCACCGATATTGAAGCTAATCTGTCGGTTTGCCCAAAATGCTCACACCATATGCGCATCAATGCGCGCAAACGCCTTGATCATTTATTGGATCCCAAGCCACGCGTTGAAATTGGTGAATCGGTATATCCGGTCGATGCTCTCAAGTTCAAAGACAGTAAAAAATACCCCGATCGTTTAAAGCAAGCCAGTGACGCATCGGGCGAATCGGAAGCTTTAGTAGTAATCGCTGGCAAGATTGAATCCATCCCAGCGGTGGTGGCCTGCTTTGAGTTTGAGTATATGGGCGGATCGATGGGTTCCGTGGTGGGTGAGCGTTTTGTGCGCGGTGTTCAAGAGGCCATCCAGAAGAAATGCGCCTTCATTTGCATCACAGCAACCGGAGGCGCACGCATGCAAGAGAGTTTGTTATCACTCCTGCAAATGGCCAAAACAAATTCGATGCTGACCAAGCTCTCGCAAGCAGGCTTGCCCTATATTAGCGTATTGACCGATCCGACGATGGGCGGTATCTCAGCCAGTTTTGCATTTATGGGTGATGTGGTAATGGCTGAACCAAAGGCCTTAATTGGTTTTGCAGGCCCACGGGTGATTGAGCAAACCGTGCGTGAGAAATTACCTGAAGGATTTCAGCGCTCCGAGTTTCTGATGCAAAAGGGCGGTATCGACATGATTGTTGATCGTCGTCAAATGCGCGCAGAGCTCGCCAAATTACTCGCCCTATTGCAAAAGATTCCGGCTGAGAAGTTACCGAAGCAGTTGCTGCAAACCAATAGTTCGAGCTAA
- the trpA gene encoding tryptophan synthase subunit alpha, which produces MSKIAGVFADLKAKNKKGLIPFVTAGDPHPNLTVDVMHALVKGGADVIELGVPFSDPMADGPVIQRSSERALAQGVTLKQCLANVQAFRQKNQTTPVVLMGYANPVEQMGHAAFAQAAKAAGVDGVLIVDYPPEECEEFAKQMRSEGIDPIFLLAPTSSQERIHHAAQIAAGYIYYVSLRGVTGASNLNTQDVASVLPLIRQETTIPVAVGFGIRDAASAKAVSKTADAVVIGSRIVQLLEEAKKGEELAVLERFIHEIRQALDQD; this is translated from the coding sequence ATGTCGAAGATTGCTGGCGTATTTGCAGATCTCAAAGCCAAGAATAAAAAAGGGCTGATCCCCTTCGTAACAGCGGGTGACCCGCATCCCAATTTAACCGTTGATGTGATGCACGCCTTGGTCAAGGGCGGCGCCGATGTGATTGAGTTGGGCGTTCCATTCTCAGATCCCATGGCCGATGGTCCCGTGATTCAGCGCTCATCTGAACGCGCACTCGCCCAAGGAGTGACACTCAAGCAATGCTTAGCCAATGTGCAGGCGTTTCGACAAAAGAATCAAACGACCCCCGTTGTGCTAATGGGCTACGCCAATCCAGTCGAGCAAATGGGTCACGCGGCATTTGCACAAGCCGCTAAAGCAGCTGGTGTCGATGGGGTGTTGATTGTGGATTATCCACCCGAAGAATGCGAAGAGTTTGCCAAGCAAATGCGCAGTGAGGGCATTGATCCGATCTTCTTATTGGCACCTACCTCAAGTCAAGAACGCATCCATCATGCAGCACAAATTGCAGCGGGTTACATCTACTACGTGTCGCTGCGTGGAGTAACCGGCGCCAGTAACTTAAATACGCAAGATGTTGCGAGTGTATTGCCCCTGATTCGGCAAGAGACCACGATTCCAGTTGCCGTTGGATTTGGAATACGGGATGCAGCGAGTGCCAAAGCGGTTTCTAAAACCGCCGATGCGGTGGTGATTGGCAGTCGGATTGTGCAGTTACTCGAAGAGGCAAAAAAGGGTGAAGAGTTAGCGGTGTTAGAGCGCTTTATCCATGAAATCCGACAGGCTTTAGACCAGGATTGA
- the trpB gene encoding tryptophan synthase subunit beta: MYDKPDERGHFGPYGGIFVSETLMYALNELKEAYAKYQHDPAFIEEFHYELKHFVGRPSPVYHAKRLSEQLGGAQIYLKREDLNHTGAHKINNVIGQAMLAKRMGKPRIIAETGAGQHGVATATICARFGLDCTVYQGSVDVARQAQNVYRMKLLGAKVVPVESGSKTLKDALNEAMRDWVTNVENTFYIIGTVAGPHPYPMMVRDFQSVIGEECKIQMPEMIGRQPDYVLACVGGGSNAMGIFYPYIDVPNVRLVGVEAAGRGMKTGDHSAALCAGKPGVLHGNRTYLLQDENGQIAETHSVSAGMDYPGVGPEHAWLKDSGRAEYVAISDEDALKAFHDCCRIEGIIPALESSHAVAYACKLAPTLSKDKVILINLSGRGDKDMHTVAQATGSEG; encoded by the coding sequence ATGTACGATAAACCAGATGAACGTGGCCACTTTGGCCCTTATGGCGGCATCTTTGTTTCTGAAACATTGATGTATGCATTAAACGAGCTCAAAGAAGCCTACGCAAAATACCAACATGACCCGGCATTTATTGAAGAGTTTCATTACGAGCTCAAACACTTTGTGGGTCGCCCATCCCCGGTCTATCACGCCAAACGCTTAAGTGAGCAATTGGGTGGGGCGCAGATTTATCTCAAGCGCGAAGATCTCAATCACACTGGGGCTCACAAGATTAATAATGTGATTGGCCAAGCGATGTTGGCCAAGCGCATGGGCAAGCCTCGCATCATTGCCGAAACTGGTGCGGGTCAACACGGTGTGGCAACCGCCACTATCTGTGCTCGCTTTGGTCTGGACTGCACGGTTTATCAAGGCTCTGTCGATGTTGCGCGCCAAGCCCAAAACGTCTATCGCATGAAGTTGCTCGGCGCCAAAGTGGTGCCGGTCGAGTCAGGTAGTAAAACGCTCAAAGATGCGCTCAATGAAGCGATGCGCGATTGGGTTACCAATGTAGAAAATACCTTCTACATTATTGGTACCGTCGCCGGCCCTCATCCTTACCCCATGATGGTGCGGGATTTTCAGAGTGTGATTGGAGAAGAATGCAAAATCCAAATGCCAGAGATGATTGGTCGGCAGCCCGACTATGTCTTAGCGTGTGTGGGCGGCGGATCGAATGCCATGGGTATTTTCTATCCCTATATCGATGTGCCCAATGTGCGCCTGGTTGGTGTTGAGGCTGCGGGTCGTGGCATGAAAACCGGTGATCACTCTGCCGCACTATGCGCTGGTAAGCCGGGCGTCCTTCATGGCAATCGCACCTATCTCTTGCAAGATGAGAACGGTCAAATTGCCGAGACCCATTCAGTATCGGCTGGTATGGACTACCCCGGCGTAGGACCTGAGCATGCTTGGTTAAAAGATTCTGGTCGAGCAGAGTATGTGGCGATTTCGGATGAGGATGCATTGAAGGCCTTCCATGATTGCTGCCGCATTGAGGGCATTATTCCGGCGCTTGAGTCTTCCCATGCAGTGGCATATGCCTGCAAATTAGCACCAACCTTAAGTAAAGATAAAGTCATTTTGATCAATCTCTCGGGTCGCGGCGATAAAGATATGCATACCGTTGCTCAAGCAACTGGCTCGGAAGGCTAG
- a CDS encoding phosphoribosylanthranilate isomerase, whose product MGLLTYTPKQTRIKICGLRTPGDIEAAVAAQVDAVGFVFYPQSPRAISPEDAGTLITQLPVSVDAVGLVVNPTPNQMEKIRANAAITLWQFHGDETPEQCRRLSGGLPWIKAARIGQSFNFPEFSLQYEDATGFLLDALVDGYGGSGTAFNWNLIPDTWANVNAHRVVLSGGLNSHNVGEAIARLHPCAVDISSGVEVRKGVKDPALIKQFAEAVRSADQTNPTSRS is encoded by the coding sequence ATGGGCTTACTAACTTACACCCCCAAGCAAACCCGGATCAAGATCTGTGGCTTGCGCACACCTGGAGATATTGAAGCCGCGGTAGCGGCCCAGGTCGATGCCGTAGGTTTTGTCTTTTATCCCCAAAGCCCCAGAGCAATTAGCCCAGAAGACGCCGGCACTCTCATTACCCAATTGCCTGTCTCGGTGGATGCAGTAGGGCTGGTGGTTAATCCCACCCCCAATCAGATGGAGAAGATTCGGGCGAATGCTGCCATAACCCTTTGGCAATTTCATGGGGACGAGACCCCCGAGCAATGTCGGCGGCTTTCAGGGGGCTTACCCTGGATCAAAGCCGCCCGAATTGGCCAGTCCTTCAATTTCCCAGAATTTTCCCTACAATATGAGGATGCCACCGGCTTTTTGCTCGATGCACTAGTCGATGGCTACGGCGGTAGTGGTACCGCCTTTAATTGGAACCTTATACCGGACACATGGGCAAACGTAAACGCGCATCGGGTCGTTTTGAGTGGTGGATTGAACTCGCACAACGTTGGCGAGGCGATCGCTCGTCTGCACCCCTGCGCGGTTGATATCTCGAGCGGAGTCGAGGTTCGTAAAGGGGTGAAAGACCCGGCATTAATCAAGCAGTTTGCGGAGGCAGTGCGTAGCGCCGATCAAACAAATCCAACTAGTCGTTCCTAA
- the truA gene encoding tRNA pseudouridine(38-40) synthase TruA: MTRIALGVQYDGRAYCGWQVQPNQPTVQATLESAISQFIGDGQAVRVTAAGRTDTGVHALGQVLHFDAQVEREDWSWVRGINTFLPPDVVVNWAKPVSDAFDARFSAQERTYIYALLAGPTRSPVLHQRYGYQMLPAGQWFDIKEMQTAAQYLVGEHDFSSFRASECQSKTPVKHLYECAIWDQQPFVYFKVRANAFLHHMVRNIVGSLLHIGQGRQPSEWMSKVLAGKNRDLAAPTFAPDGLYLVRVSYPDEFAMPAPHLHNAGFPKELMLQS, encoded by the coding sequence ATGACACGGATTGCTCTAGGCGTGCAGTATGATGGCCGCGCTTATTGCGGCTGGCAAGTGCAGCCCAATCAACCGACCGTTCAAGCCACTCTTGAATCCGCTATTAGTCAGTTCATCGGTGATGGACAAGCAGTACGAGTCACTGCAGCAGGGCGAACCGATACCGGAGTGCATGCTCTGGGGCAGGTGCTGCATTTTGATGCGCAGGTAGAGCGCGAAGATTGGTCATGGGTGCGGGGGATTAATACCTTCTTGCCACCCGATGTGGTGGTGAACTGGGCAAAGCCCGTAAGCGATGCTTTTGATGCACGCTTTAGTGCCCAAGAGCGCACCTATATTTATGCCTTACTAGCTGGGCCAACACGCTCGCCCGTCTTGCATCAGCGTTATGGTTACCAGATGCTACCAGCCGGCCAATGGTTTGATATCAAAGAAATGCAAACCGCCGCGCAGTACTTGGTGGGTGAACATGATTTCTCATCATTTCGGGCATCGGAGTGTCAGAGTAAGACCCCTGTAAAGCATCTCTACGAATGCGCCATCTGGGATCAACAGCCCTTTGTGTATTTCAAGGTCAGGGCCAATGCCTTTTTACATCACATGGTGCGTAATATTGTGGGGAGTCTTTTGCATATTGGCCAAGGGCGGCAACCCAGTGAGTGGATGAGTAAAGTTCTCGCCGGCAAAAATCGGGACTTAGCAGCGCCAACCTTTGCCCCTGATGGCTTGTATTTGGTACGGGTGTCCTATCCAGACGAATTTGCAATGCCAGCACCGCATTTACATAATGCCGGTTTTCCAAAAGAGCTTATGCTCCAATCTTAA
- a CDS encoding FimV/HubP family polar landmark protein: MPWRCVLQTLFNWLVLAIVIFFMWPTAQAVTLGSPIILSNPKEPLRAEIPVRTGIEDRPYLESLVIEPVMKVDYERLGISPRVLDYKPSITLKRNQPEQFLIVVQTENPIETGKDPFVDIILGLKWINGGIAKTYSLMVGDVTQVTVRPGQSLSEIASQIRPQLGSADLDEALLALYKANPDAFIGGSIHRLKAGTQLNKPDASLLGSITPAQAKEFAQEVNRAWLEQQGEPGQGVSKSKTSNQAPTATSATGEDRLRIGPGAGSEADTRRYVEEMVAQEKALAQSKARVAELEKNITDLQKLLEARKEGVSPGDSVAPKSGMDQWGPAVVGVGLIGITGLLLWSLARYTRRAESHAHESSAGTKEAKVASSTTAIPPKAAAILSSLDLNLDSPKQHDTDALRVKLNLVKAYITIEDFIAARKALEEILLVSSQVDPQITIAARGLLAEINQRNHR, encoded by the coding sequence ATGCCTTGGCGTTGCGTCCTGCAAACCTTATTTAACTGGCTAGTGCTGGCCATCGTGATCTTTTTCATGTGGCCCACTGCGCAAGCGGTAACTTTGGGATCCCCCATTATTTTGTCCAATCCCAAGGAGCCCTTGCGTGCGGAGATTCCGGTGCGCACCGGTATTGAGGATCGACCCTATTTGGAGTCACTAGTGATCGAGCCAGTGATGAAAGTTGACTATGAGCGCTTGGGGATCTCTCCACGCGTTTTAGATTACAAACCATCCATTACTCTCAAGCGTAATCAGCCTGAGCAATTTCTGATCGTGGTGCAAACCGAGAACCCCATTGAAACCGGTAAGGATCCATTTGTTGACATCATCTTAGGGCTCAAATGGATAAACGGCGGCATTGCTAAGACCTATAGCTTGATGGTTGGTGACGTTACTCAGGTCACGGTGCGACCCGGTCAAAGTTTGAGTGAGATCGCTTCGCAAATCAGGCCGCAATTGGGCAGTGCCGATTTGGATGAAGCGCTGCTTGCTTTATACAAAGCCAATCCCGATGCATTTATTGGAGGCAGTATCCATCGCTTAAAGGCCGGTACGCAACTCAATAAGCCCGATGCTAGCTTGTTGGGTTCCATCACTCCTGCACAGGCTAAAGAATTTGCACAAGAGGTAAACCGTGCATGGCTCGAACAGCAGGGTGAGCCAGGTCAGGGCGTGTCCAAAAGTAAAACTAGTAATCAAGCTCCAACCGCGACATCCGCCACTGGCGAAGATCGCTTGCGGATTGGCCCAGGTGCCGGTAGCGAGGCGGATACACGGCGTTATGTAGAGGAGATGGTTGCCCAAGAAAAGGCCTTGGCACAAAGTAAGGCACGCGTAGCAGAGCTTGAGAAAAATATTACTGACCTCCAAAAGCTTTTGGAGGCACGCAAAGAGGGTGTGAGCCCGGGTGATTCAGTTGCGCCGAAATCAGGCATGGATCAATGGGGACCAGCCGTCGTAGGGGTTGGGTTAATTGGTATCACGGGCTTACTGCTGTGGTCACTGGCACGCTACACACGCCGCGCAGAGTCGCACGCTCATGAATCATCAGCGGGCACCAAAGAGGCTAAGGTAGCTTCGAGCACCACAGCGATTCCACCCAAAGCGGCCGCTATTCTGTCGAGTCTTGACCTCAATCTAGACTCACCTAAACAGCACGATACTGACGCTTTGCGGGTAAAGCTCAATTTGGTGAAGGCTTACATCACCATTGAAGACTTTATCGCAGCGCGCAAAGCCTTGGAAGAGATTCTTCTGGTGAGTAGTCAGGTTGATCCACAGATCACCATCGCCGCGCGTGGCCTGTTGGCCGAGATTAATCAACGCAACCATCGTTAA